A DNA window from Brassica napus cultivar Da-Ae chromosome A4, Da-Ae, whole genome shotgun sequence contains the following coding sequences:
- the LOC106450037 gene encoding dirigent protein 25-like: MAGQKILSFLVLALFVSFTAAARLLDEEDTFPATTTPGSGPFPGPLPASGSGSVGTGSGSAGTGFGSGTGSIPSSGSAGAAATGLGAGTGTGSSSGSGPLTTTGSGPLPIAGSVPGPLPVSGGPGSLPATGPGPLPAAGSGPLPAGGSSTGPGVGAGQALGGGAGAGPALGGGGVGPDHTLVFFMHDILGGSNPTARAVTGVVANPALSGQLPFAKPNGANLPITNGVPSNNNNNGIVNNNNVPLLVGLGGTTANILQNNGNNGNNNLLNGLPVANGGQLPSGSALQMLMFGTMTVIDDELTEGHELGSGLLGKAQGYYVASAVDGTSQTMAFTAMFESGGYEDSISFFGVHRTAASESHLGVMGGTGKYVNARGFAIVKTFTGSSGTQQQQPHQFTDGLETVLQCTVYLSY; encoded by the coding sequence ATGGCAGGTCAAAAGATACTCTCCTTCCTGGTTCTAGCTCTCTTTGTTAGTTTCACAGCTGCGGCTCGACTTCTTGATGAAGAAGATACGTTCCCAGCCACAACCACCCCTGGCTCAGGTCCCTTCCCTGGTCCTCTACCAGCGTCTGGCTCAGGTTCTGTAGGAACTGGCTCGGGTTCTGCGGGTACCGGTTTCGGTTCAGGAACAGGATCAATACCATCAAGTGGTTCAGCAGGTGCTGCTGCAACTGGTCTCGGTGCCGGAACAGGGACAGGCTCATCAAGTGGTTCAGGTCCTTTGACTACTACTGGTTCTGGTCCTCTACCAATCGCTGGCTCTGTTCCTGGTCCTTTACCGGTCAGTGGTGGTCCAGGTTCCTTGCCTGCCACTGGTCCCGGTCCTTTACCAGCTGCTGGTTCTGGTCCTCTACCGGCTGGTGGTTCATCCACTGGTCCCGGTGTAGGTGCCGGTCAAGCTCTTGGAGGTGGTGCAGGTGCCGGTCCAGCTCTTGGCGGTGGTGGTGTAGGTCCTGACCACACATTAGTATTCTTCATGCACGATATACTCGGCGGCTCAAACCCCACGGCTAGAGCCGTAACCGGAGTCGTTGCGAACCCGGCTTTAAGTGGCCAGCTCCCATTCGCTAAACCCAATGGCGCAAACCTTCCTATAACCAACGGAGTTCCatctaacaacaacaacaacggtatcgtcaacaacaacaacgtcCCTCTTCTCGTTGGACTAGGTGGGACCACGGCTAACATCCTCCAGAACAACGGAAATAACGGTAACAACAACCTTTTAAACGGTCTACCGGTTGCTAACGGCGGTCAGCTCCCGAGCGGTTCCGCTCTACAGATGCTTATGTTCGGGACAATGACAGTGATTGACGACGAACTAACTGAAGGCCACGAGCTCGGGTCTGGTCTGCTCGGGAAAGCGCAGGGATACTATGTGGCGAGTGCGGTTGATGGAACTAGCCAGACGATGGCGTTTACTGCCATGTTTGAGAGCGGCGGTTATGAAGATAGTATAAGCTTCTTTGGTGTTCATAGAACAGCGGCTTCGGAGTCGCATTTAGGAGTTATGGGAGGGACCGGGAAGTACGTGAACGCGAGAGGATTTGCGATTGTGAAGACGTTTACAGGATCTAGCGGGACGCAACAGCAGCAGCCGCATCAGTTCACTGATGGACTTGAAACTGTTCTTCAGTGTACTGTCTATCTTTCTtactag
- the LOC125608049 gene encoding putative nuclease HARBI1 — MSSSSSDEVEERLDEIIDDIIDETYINILEAQPSKPKKRAYIERDREIGHNRLWNDYFSEDATFPPYLFRRRFRMNKELFLRIVHRLSEHVPFFQQRRDATGRFGLSPLQKCTAAIRLLAYGSAADAVDEYLRVGESTAISCLKHFNEGIIQLFGNEYLRRPTEEDLQRLLHIGEIRGFPGMVGSIDCMHWRWKNCPTAWKGQYTRGSTKPSIVLEAVASQDLWIWHAFFGLPGTLNDINVLDRSPVFDDIIQGRAPRVEYVVNGHMYNLAYYLTDGIYPNWSTFIQSISLPQGPKAELFAKLQESTRKDVERAFGVLQARFAIVKNPALSWDQQQIGMTMRACIILHNMIVENERDGYGTQYDPSEFEEEDVASSSRVHKSRGTDIPPSINEMRATRIQIRESEIHHQLKNDLIENIWNKFGDEN; from the coding sequence ATGTCATCATCGTCATCCGATGAAGTTGAAGAAAGATTGGACGAAATTATCGACGATATCATAGATGAAACCTACATCAACATTTTGGAAGCCCAACCCTCTAAGCCGAAGAAACGCGCTTATATAGAACGAGACCGCGAAATCGGACACAACCGATTATGGAATGATTACTTCAGTGAAGATGCGACATTTCCGCCGTATTTATTCAGACGCCGTTTTCGTATGAACAAAGAATTATTCTTGCGTATTGTCCATCGCCTCTCAGAACACGTTCCATTctttcaacaaagaagagatgccACGGGGAGGTTTGGTCTTTCaccactacaaaaatgtacAGCCGCCATTCGTCTCCTTGCTTATGGTTCTGCAGCTGACGCGGTTGATGAATATCTCAGAGTTGGTGAAAGCACGGCCATTTCGTGTTTAAAGCATTTTAATGAAGGAATAATTCAGTTATTTGGTaatgagtatctacgaagacCGACAGAAGAGGATCTTCAGCGACTACTCCATATTGGAGAGATACGCGGGTTTCCGGGGATGGtaggaagcatcgactgtatgcattggagGTGGAAAAATTGCCCAACGGCTTGGAAAGGACAGTACACCCGGGGATCAACAAAACCGTCAATTGTGTTAGAGGCAgtagcttcacaagatctttggatatggcacgctttCTTCGGTCTaccaggtaccttaaacgatattaatgtcctcgatcggtctcctgtttttgatgacattattcAAGGTCGGGCTCCGAGGGTAGAGTACGTGGTCAACGGACACATGTATAATTTGGCGTACTACCTCACGGACGGTATTTATCCAAactggtcaacatttatccaatctatctcaCTACCTCAAGGTCCAAAAGCAGAGTTATTTGCTAAACTTCAAGAATCAACCCGGAAAGATGTggagcgggcttttggagttTTACAAGCTCGATTTGCGATTGTGAAAAACCCAGCTCTTTCATGGGATCAGCAACAGATAGGGATGAcaatgagagcatgtatcatactgcacaatatgatagtcgaaaatgaacgagatggatacGGCACTCAGTACGATCCAtctgaatttgaagaagaagatgtagcCAGCAGTTCACGGGTGCATAAGTCTCGTGGTACCGACATCCCTCCAAGCATCAATGAAATGCGTGCCACTCGGATTCAGATTCGCGAGTCGGAAATACATCATCAATTGAAGAATGatttaattgagaatatttggaacaaatttggagatgaaaattaa
- the LOC125608213 gene encoding glutathione S-transferase T3-like, with protein MAANNTSYVNLLFSQSQSPVDLDSPEPFWFGTQGPDASPTVESAVDSPVRKERRPWSTKEDKILIGAWLNTSKDAVVSNEQKAARFWSRIVDYYNKSPQLVGTVPRELGQCKQRWARINEQVCKFVGCYDTALREQSSGQNDDDVMIAALDNFSNQYSVKFSMEHAWRELRHDQKWSSTYLAKGSGKEKRKGVEVVREEEVVRPVGVKAAKAATKKKKSVAEESLSQIQVIMEMKDKLSKQKLLDRLLAKKDPLTEMEKALQLKLMSNML; from the coding sequence ATGGCTGCGAACAATACAAGTTATGTTAACCTCCTGTTTAGTCAATCTCAGTCCCCAGTGGACCTTGATTCACCCGAACCTTTTTGGTTCGGGACCCAAGGTCCTGATGCGTCTCCTACTGTCGAATCTGCTGTGGACTCTCCTGTTAGGAAGGAGAGGAGGCCTTGGTCTACTAAGGAGGACAAAATCCTAATCGGAGCTTGGCTTAACACGAGTAAGGATGCGGTGGTGAGCAATGAGCAGAAAGCTGCTAGGTTCTGGAGCCGCATTGTTGACTACTACAACAAAAGCCCTCAACTGGTGGGAACAGTGCCTAGAGAGCTTGGTCAGTGCAAGCAGAGGTGGGCTCGGATTAACGAGCAAGTGTGCAAGTTCGTAGGCTGCTATGACACAGCACTGAGGGAGCAGAGTAGTGGGCAAAACGATGATGATGTCATGATAGCTGCTTTGGATAACTTCTCCAATCAGTACTCGGTCAAGTTTAGCATGGAACATGCCTGGAGAGAGTTGAGGCATGACCAGAAATGGTCCTCTACCTATTTGGCTAAGGGGAGTGGGAAGGAAAAGCGCAAAGGGGTGGAGGTTgttagagaagaagaagtggtTAGACCCGTGGGGGTCAAGGCAGCTAAAGCTgctacgaagaagaagaagagtgttgCAGAAGAGTCCTTGTCACAAATACAAGTCATAATGGAAATGAAAGATAAACTCTCTAAGCAGAAGTTGCTTGACCGTCTACTCGCCAAAAAAGACCCTCTTACTGAGATGGAAAAAGCTCTTCAGCTGAAACTTATGTCTAATATGTTATGA